The following coding sequences are from one Ornithorhynchus anatinus isolate Pmale09 chromosome 11, mOrnAna1.pri.v4, whole genome shotgun sequence window:
- the LOC100091696 gene encoding keratin, type I cytoskeletal 24-like, with product MSCLARAAARSGGSGSARVSGGGSSFSSGSRCGMGGGSAFGSGGAGSCRMGGGAGGGFGGSFGGGCGGSVVGGGYGGGFGSGLGGGAGAGFGGGQGGGAGGGFYTYGGGVGGGAGGGAGGGAGFGGGAGDGGLFSGGEKQTMQNLNDRLANYLDKVRALEEANTDLELKIKEWYEKFGPGSTAPGSGPDYSRFYPIIDDLRTKIIAATIENAKIISPIDNARLAAEDFKLKYENEMYLRHSVEADINGLHKVLDDLNMGTADLQMQFEGLTEELDFLKKNHEEEMTGVQGSSGGDVTVEMNAAPGIDLTKLLNDMRAQYEALAEQNRKEAEDQFNKQSASLHAQISTDVGATSSAKSEITELKRTVQALQTELQSLMSMQSSLESTLAETESGYVMQLSQIQHQITGLEEQICQIRGETECQNSEYEQLLNIKTRLEMEIETYHRLLDGEAGGASSGAAVSSSAGAASSSAGAASRSTASRAAVSFDGASGASLARDPNKTRVTRTIVEDLVDGKVVSSQVSNVSEVRVK from the exons ATGTCCTGCCTCGCTAGAGCGGCCGCCCGGTCCGGGGGGAGCGGATCTGCCCGAGTGTCCGGCGGAGGAAGCAGCTTCAGCAGCGGGAGCCGGTGCGGCATGGGCGGAGGCTCGGCCTTCGGATCCGGAGGAGCCGGCAGCtgcaggatgggagggggagccggTGGCGGGTTTGGAGGGAGCTTCGGCGGCGGATGCGGGGGCTCGGTGGTAGGAGGAGGCTACGGAGGTGGCTTCGGGTCCGGCCTCGGCGGAGGCGCCGGGGCAGGATTCGGCGGAGGTcagggcggcggagccggcggaGGATTTTATACGTACGGCGGCGGGGTCGGTGGCGGTGCCGGTGGGGGCGCCGGTGGCGGTGCCGGATTCGGTGGCGGTGCTGGGGATGGCGGCCTCTTCTCTGGAGGCGAGAAGCAAACCATGCAGAACCTCAACGACCGCCTGGCCAACTACCTGGACAAGGTGCGCGCTCTGGAGGAGGCCAATACCGACCTGGAGCTCAAAATCAAAGAGTGGTACGAGAAATTCGGCCCCGGCTCTACGGCGCCGGGATCCGGCCCTGACTACAGCAGGTTTTACCCCATCATCGACGATCTGCGGACTAAG ATCATCGCGGCAACTATTGAGAACGCCAAGATCATCTCCCCGATCGACAACGCCAGGCTGGCCGCTGAGGACTTCAAGCTGAA GTACGAGAACGAGATGTATCTTCGCCACTCGGTGGAGGCCGACATCAACGGCCTGCATAAGGTTCTTGATGATCTGAATATGGGCACAGCTGACCTGCAGATGCAGTTCGAAGGCCTGACCGAAGAGCTGGACTTCCTCAAGAAGAACCACGAAGAG gaaaTGACCGGCGTGCAGGGAAGCTCCGGCGGGGACGTGACCGTGGAGATGAACGCCGCTCCGGGAATCGACCTGACCAAGCTGCTCAACGACATGCGTGCCCAATACGAGGCTCTGGCTGAGCAGAATCGCAAAGAGGCCGAAGACCAGTTCAATAAGCAG AGCGCTTCGCTGCACGCCCAGATCTCCACGGACGTCGGGGCGACCAGCTCGGCCAAGAGCGAGATAACGGAACTGAAACGCACCGTCCAGGCCCTGCAGACCGAGCTCCAGTCCCTCATGTCCATG CAAAGCTCCCTGGAGAGCACCTTGGCGGAGACGGAATCCGGCTACGTCATGCAGCTCTCCCAGATTCAGCACCAGATCACCGGCCTGGAGGAGCAGATCTGCCAGATCCGGGGCGAGACCGAATGCCAGAACTCTGAGTACGAACAGCTCCTGAACATCAAGACCCGCCTGGAGATGGAGATCGAGACCTACCACCGCCTTCTCGACGGAGAGGCAGG GGGCGCCAGCTCCGGGGCAGCGGTTTCCAGCTCCGCGGGAGCGGCATCCAGCTCGGCGGGAGCAGCTTCTAGGAGCACCGCGTCCAGGGCTGCGGTATCTTTCGATGGAGCAAGCGGCGCCTCCCTTGCCCGAG ATCCCAACAAAACCAGAGTGACCAGGACCATAGTGGAGGACCTGGTGGACGGTAAAGTCGTCTCATCCCAAGTCAGCAATGTCTCCGAAGTGCGTGTGAAATAA
- the LOC100091718 gene encoding keratin, type I cytoskeletal 24-like: protein MRNLNDRLASYLDKVRALEEANTDLEIKIKQWYVNLGPGSRDPASGRDYGKFYLIIEDLKNKILTATVDNASVILPIDNARLAADDFRMKYENELYLRQSVEADINGLRKVLDDLTMTRSDLEMQIESLTEELAYLKKNHEEIFTDVGEASSAKGEMTELKRTLQALEIELQSLFATQSSLEGTLADTESGYVLQLSQIQHQISSLEEQLCQIRGESECQNAEYEQLLNIKTRLEMEIETYRSLLDGEGGGSRISGPKSTGSKSSIPPEGKSIQGRDSNKTRITRTIVEDLVDGKVVSSQVSNISEVRVQ from the exons ATGCGGAACCTCAACGACCGCCTGGCGAGCTACCTGGACAAGGTGCGGGCTCTGGAGGAGGCCAATACCGATCTGGAGATCAAAATCAAGCAGTGGTACGTGAATTTGGGCCCTGGCTCTAGGGATCCTGCTTCCGGCCGTGACTACGGCAAGTTTTACCTCATCATTGAAGATCTGAAGAATAAG ATTTTGACCGCTACCGTTGACAACGCGAGCGTTATTTTGCCGATTGACAATGCCAGACTGGCTGCTGATGACTTCAGGATGAA GTATGAGAATGAACTGTACCTCCGCCAGAGTGTGGAGGCCGATATCAATGGCCTGCGTAAAGTCCTCGATGATCTGACCATGACCAGATCAGACCTGGAGATGCAGATCGAAAGCCTGACCGAAGAGCTGGCTTACCTCAAGAAGAATCACGAGGAG ATCTTCACCGATGTCGGGGAGGCCAGCTCGGCCAAGGGTGAGATGACGGAACTGAAGCGCACCCTCCAAGCCCTGGAGATCGAGCTCCAGTCCCTCTTTGCCACG CAAAGCTCCCTGGAAGGCACTTTGGCAGACACGGAATCCGGCTACGTCCTGCAACTCTCCCAGATTCAACACCAGATCAGCAGCCTGGAGGAACAACTCTGCCAGATCCGGGGCGAGTCCGAATGCCAGAACGCTGAGTACGAACAGCTCCTGAACATCAAGACCCGCCTGGAGATGGAGATCGAGACCTACCGCAGCCTCCTCGATGGAGAGGGGGG CGGTTCTCGGATATCAGGTCCTAAGAGTACGGGATCCAAGAGCTCAATTCCTCCTGAAGGGAAAAGCATCCAAGGCAGAG ACTCCAACAAAACCAGAATAACCAGGACGATAGTGGAAGACCTAGTAGATGGTAAAGTCGTTTCATCTCAAGTCAGCAATATCTCTGAAGTGCGCGTACAGTAA